A DNA window from Pogona vitticeps strain Pit_001003342236 chromosome 2, PviZW2.1, whole genome shotgun sequence contains the following coding sequences:
- the LOC140703760 gene encoding uncharacterized protein LOC140703760, which yields MKSEEPNPRSFQHLQDDEQEENNCPATSKASWSGTDNQTRKQRIENWSGHAWTSHARTDAGDKPHQCLECGKSFSQNSQFRLHQRTHTGEKPHKCLKCGKNFSQSSHLRSHERIHTGEKMHKCMECDKSFSSSGALRIHQRTHTGEKLHKCLECGKSFSHSGNLRSHERIHTGEKPHQCLECGKSFSQNSQFRLHQRTHTGEKPHKCLKCGKNFSQSSHLKLHQRTHTGEKPHKCIQCGKSFSDSGHLRSHERIHTGEKPHKCMECDKSFSSSGALRIHQRTHTGERPHKCLEYGKSFSQSGHLRSHQRTHTGKKPHKCIQCGKSFSDSGHLRSHERIHTGEKPHKCLECGKSFSQISHLRSHERTHTGEKPHTCVECGKSFSSSGALRLHKRTHTGEKPHKCMECGKSFISSGDLRKHERTHTGEKPHKCLECGKNFSQSSNLKLHQRTHTGEKPHKCIQCGKSFSDSGHLRSHERIHTGEKPHKCMECDKSFSSSGALRIHQRTHTGEKPHKCLECGKSFSHSGHLRSHQRTHTGEKPHKCIQCGKSFSDSGHLRSHERIHTGEKPHKCLECGKSFSQISHLRSHERTHTGEKPHTCVECGKSFSSSGALRLHKRTHTGEKPHKCMECGKSFISSGGLRKHERTHTGETPHKCLECGKSFIWRCVLRVHQRTHTGEKPHKCLECGKNFSQSSNLKLHQRTHTGEKPHKCIQCGKSFSDSGHLRSHERIHTGGKPHKCMECDKSFSSSGALRIHQRTHTGEKPHKCLECGKSFSQSGHLRSHQRTHTGEKPHKCIQCGKSFSDSGHLRSHERIHTGEKPHKCLECGKSFSQISHLRSHERTHTGEKPHKCMECGKSFSSSGALRLHKRTHTGEKPHKCMECGKSFISSGDLRIHERTHTGEKPHKCLECGKSFIRRCVLRVHQRTHTGEKPHKCLECGKSFSQSGNLRSHERIHTGEKPHKCLECAKSFSQISHLRSHERTHTGEKPHSCVECGKSFSSSGALRIHQRTHTGEKPHKCMEYGKSFSRNTHLRSHQRSHTGEKPHK from the coding sequence ATGATGAACAGGAGGAGAACaattgcccagcaacatctaAGGCAAGCTGGTCAGGAACTGATAATcaaacaagaaaacagagaattgaaaattgGAGTGGGCACGCATGGACTTCACATGCAAGGACTGATGCAGGGGACAAACCACATCAATgcttagaatgtggaaagagctttagtcagaatagTCAgtttaggttacatcaaagaactcacactggggagaaacctcataaatgcttgaaatgtggaaagaacttcagtcagagtagtcaccttaggtcacatgaaagaattcacactggggagaaaatgcataaatgcatggaatgtgataagagctttagtagcagtggtgcccttaggatacatcaaaggactcacactggggagaaactacataaatgcttggaatgtggaaaaagctttagtcacagtggtaaccttaggtcacatgaaagaattcacactggggagaaaccacatcagtgcttggaatgtggaaagagctttagtcagaatagTCAgtttaggttacatcaaagaactcacactggggagaaacctcataaatgcttgaaatgtggaaagaacttcagtcagagtagtcaccttaagttgcatcaaagaactcacactggggagaaaccacataaatgcatccaatgtgggaagagctttagtgatagtggtcaccttaggtcacatgaaagaattcacactggggagaaaccgcataaatgcatggaatgtgataagagctttagtagcagtggtgcccttaggatacatcaaaggactcacactggggagagaccacataaatgcttggaatatggaaagagttttagtcagagtggccaccttaggtcacatcaaaggactcacactgggaagaaaccacataaatgcatccaatgtgggaagagctttagtgatagtggtcaccttaggtcacatgaaagaattcacactggggagaaaccacataaatgcttggaatgtggaaagagctttagtcagattagtcaccttaggtcacatgaaagaactcacactggggagaaaccacatacatgtgtggaatgtggaaagagctttagtagcagtggtgcccttaggttacataaaaggactcacactggggagaaaccacataaatgcatggaatgtggaaagagctttatttcaagtggtgacctcaggaaacatgaaagaacacacactggggagaaaccacataaatgcttggaatgtggaaagaacttcagtcagagTAGCAACCTTAAgttgcatcaaagaactcacactggggagaaaccacataaatgcatccaatgtgggaagagctttagtgatagtggtcaccttaggtcacatgaaagaattcacactggggagaaaccgcataaatgcatggaatgtgataagagctttagtagcagtggtgcccttaggatacatcaaaggactcacactggggagaaaccacataaatgcttggaatgtggaaagagttttagtcacagtggtcaccttaggtcacatcaaaggactcacactggggagaaaccacataaatgcatccaatgtgggaagagctttagtgatagtggtcaccttaggtcacatgaaagaattcacactggggagaaaccacataaatgcttggaatgtggaaagagctttagtcagattagtcaccttaggtcacatgaaagaactcacactggggagaaaccacatacatgtgtggaatgtggaaagagctttagtagcagtggtgcccttaggttacataaaaggactcacactggggagaaaccacataaatgcatggaatgtggaaagagctttatttcaagtggtggcctcaggaaacatgaaagaacacacactggggagacaccacataaatgcttggaatgtggaaagagctttatttggCGTTGTGTCCTTAGagtacatcaaagaactcacactggggagaaacctcataaatgcttggaatgtggaaagaacttcagtcagagTAGCAACCTTAAgttgcatcaaagaactcacactggggagaaaccacataaatgcatccaatgtgggaagagctttagtgatagtggtcaccttaggtcacatgaaagaattcacactggggggaaaccgcataaatgcatggaatgtgataagagctttagtagcagtggtgcccttaggatacatcaaaggactcacactggggagaaaccacataaatgcttggaatgtggaaagagttttagtcagagtggtcaccttaggtcacatcaaaggactcacactggggagaaaccacataaatgcatccaatgtgggaagagctttagtgatagtggtcaccttaggtcacatgaaagaattcacactggggagaaaccacataaatgcttggaatgtggaaagagctttagtcagattagtcaccttaggtcacatgaaagaactcacactggggagaaaccacataaatgcatggaatgtggaaagagctttagtagcagtggtgcccttaggttacataaaaggactcacactggggagaaaccacataaatgcatggaatgtggaaagagctttatttcaagtgGTGACCTCAGGATACatgaaagaacacacactggggagaaaccacataaatgcttggaatgtggaaagagctttattcggCGTTGTGTCCTTAGagtacatcaaaggactcacactggggagaaaccacataaatgcttagagtgtggaaagagctttagtcaaagtggTAACCTTAGatcacatgaaagaattcacactggggagaaaccacataaatgcttggaatgtgcaaagagctttagtcagattagtcaccttaggtcacatgaaagaactcacactggggagaaaccacattcatgcgtggaatgtggaaagagctttagtagcagtggtgcccttaggatacatcaaaggacacacactggggagaaaccacataaatgcatggaatatggaaagagcttcagtcggaatactcaccttaggtcacatcaaagatctcacactggggagaaaccacataaataa